One window of Desulfobulbaceae bacterium genomic DNA carries:
- a CDS encoding SAM-dependent DNA methyltransferase: protein GDLQDIAVKYHARNPETDTDRKIKEEKKYFCVSRAEIEAEVYDFSLSCYKEDVFEEVKYEAPAVILDKLIEAEVGDTEMEDLTAVQGGIVCELLELREMIG, encoded by the coding sequence GGCGATTTGCAGGATATTGCTGTCAAGTACCACGCTCGCAATCCTGAGACCGATACAGATCGCAAAATTAAAGAAGAGAAAAAATATTTTTGTGTTTCCCGCGCTGAGATAGAGGCTGAAGTCTATGATTTTTCCCTGAGCTGCTACAAAGAAGATGTGTTTGAAGAGGTGAAGTACGAGGCTCCAGCAGTGATTTTGGACAAACTGATTGAGGCCGAGGTTGGTGATACCGAGATGGAAGATTTGACCGCCGTACAAGGAGGTATTGTGTGTGAGTTGCTTGAGCTGCGGGAGATGATTGGATGA
- a CDS encoding restriction endonuclease subunit S: MKFIPITDICDFQGGTQPPKHEWSEKPLGGYVRMLQIRDFTQPERTTPEFVKLSQKLNTCSSDDVLIGRYGASVGKILMGLSGAYNVAIIKTIPDEKKITKPFLYYLLKGPVFQNFIANVGARAAQAGFNKTDLAKFKIPLLSLDDQSRIAHLLGKVEELIVQRKLHLQHLNDLLKSIFLEMFGDPVRNEKGWETRNLTQIVLPTKNALKRGPFGGALKKEIFVESGYLVYEQYHE; this comes from the coding sequence ATGAAATTTATTCCGATAACCGACATTTGTGATTTCCAAGGAGGAACTCAACCCCCCAAACACGAATGGTCAGAGAAACCATTAGGTGGTTATGTCCGAATGCTACAGATACGTGATTTCACGCAACCAGAAAGGACTACGCCAGAATTTGTGAAATTGTCACAAAAATTAAACACGTGTTCTTCTGATGATGTTCTTATAGGTAGATATGGTGCGTCAGTTGGGAAAATACTGATGGGATTAAGCGGTGCTTATAATGTTGCTATTATTAAAACGATTCCTGATGAGAAAAAAATAACTAAACCATTTTTGTACTACCTATTGAAAGGTCCTGTGTTCCAGAATTTTATTGCTAACGTCGGTGCTAGAGCAGCTCAAGCAGGGTTCAATAAAACGGATTTAGCTAAGTTTAAAATCCCTCTCCTATCTCTCGACGACCAAAGCCGCATTGCCCATTTGCTTGGCAAAGTTGAAGAACTGATTGTCCAGCGCAAACTTCACCTGCAACATCTCAACGACCTGCTCAAGAGCATCTTTCTGGAGATGTTTGGCGATCCGGTGCGGAATGAGAAGGGGTGGGAAACAAGAAACCTAACTCAAATTGTTCTCCCAACGAAAAACGCACTTAAAAGAGGGCCATTTGGTGGGGCACTAAAGAAAGAAATATTCGTTGAGTCCGGTTATCTGGTTTATGAGCAATATCATGAATAA
- a CDS encoding restriction endonuclease subunit S, which produces MNNDYSFKRYFIDEQKYKELIDFKVVPGDILISCSGVYLGKLSIVPEGAQPGIINQALLKVSLNTNMMRQIFFVYLFGSPQFKNKYFPSNRGGAIPNLPPMSEMKKIDFVLPPINIQNQFAIIVEKVEDIKFRYEQSLVELENLYGALSQKAFKGELDLSRIPLGRELQEIQDERQEEVTVPSEPVWPEHMKAALGNLNAFNLSATSLKAAQEEAVRFSKLDLPRLDAFRRATEQLASLHTPLHELQLMPGISEAIEQAQASLKPLNLEYMESINKTAELARSMVGNIPKIDLGWLEQQKDVLRNATEPFEAMRRAMASISWPSESLQELNRLQSETVRRLSSSIPDFNSWQKQGVDPDDVEFEDEDGAAKRLFTKKDVTDIFAYAIEPLSFDSLMSELCELETVDFAGYEIIKTSLFDLLAEKQLAQLFDNEMKLLLFSLVGEGPLE; this is translated from the coding sequence ATGAATAATGATTACTCTTTTAAACGGTATTTTATTGATGAGCAAAAGTATAAAGAGTTGATTGATTTTAAGGTAGTTCCGGGTGACATCTTGATAAGTTGTTCTGGAGTTTATTTGGGGAAATTGTCAATTGTTCCAGAAGGCGCGCAGCCTGGCATTATCAATCAGGCATTACTCAAGGTCTCACTAAACACAAATATGATGAGGCAAATATTTTTTGTATATTTGTTCGGGAGTCCTCAATTCAAGAATAAATACTTTCCTTCAAATCGCGGCGGAGCAATTCCTAATTTACCGCCGATGTCTGAAATGAAAAAAATCGATTTTGTTTTACCACCGATCAATATCCAAAACCAATTCGCCATCATTGTTGAAAAGGTTGAAGATATAAAATTCCGCTACGAGCAAAGCCTCGTCGAACTGGAAAACCTTTATGGTGCCTTGAGCCAGAAAGCATTCAAGGGTGAGCTGGATTTGTCACGCATTCCTTTGGGTCGTGAACTACAAGAAATACAGGATGAGAGACAAGAGGAAGTCACTGTCCCTTCTGAGCCTGTTTGGCCCGAGCATATGAAGGCGGCTCTTGGCAATCTAAATGCCTTTAACCTAAGTGCTACTAGTCTAAAGGCTGCACAAGAGGAAGCTGTTCGATTTTCCAAACTCGATCTGCCGCGACTGGATGCCTTCAGGCGGGCAACGGAACAACTTGCTAGCTTGCACACACCATTACATGAATTACAACTGATGCCAGGAATTTCTGAAGCCATTGAACAAGCGCAGGCATCTTTAAAGCCACTGAACCTCGAATACATGGAATCCATCAATAAAACCGCCGAGCTAGCCCGGTCTATGGTGGGCAATATTCCCAAGATTGACTTGGGTTGGCTCGAACAACAGAAGGATGTACTAAGGAACGCCACAGAGCCTTTCGAGGCAATGCGCAGAGCCATGGCGAGCATAAGCTGGCCTTCAGAATCGCTCCAGGAATTAAATAGATTGCAAAGTGAAACAGTCAGACGATTGTCCAGCAGCATACCTGATTTTAACAGCTGGCAAAAACAGGGTGTTGATCCGGACGATGTCGAGTTTGAAGATGAAGACGGGGCCGCGAAACGTCTTTTCACCAAGAAGGATGTGACTGATATTTTTGCATACGCTATCGAGCCTCTTTCTTTCGACAGTCTTATGTCTGAACTATGTGAATTGGAAACGGTGGATTTCGCCGGTTATGAAATTATCAAGACTTCTCTCTTCGACCTGCTGGCTGAGAAGCAGTTGGCACAGCTTTTTGACAACGAGATGAAGCTCCTGCTGTTTTCTTTGGTTGGAGAAGGTCCCTTAGAATGA